A stretch of Shinella zoogloeoides DNA encodes these proteins:
- a CDS encoding LapA family protein yields the protein MVKRIVNVVILIPVAIVLIVLSVANRQPVTLAFNPFRPEDSLLSVTAPFFVYIFLATIFGLVLGALITWFAQGKHRKRARLEAGEAVKWHTEADRHRGRAEALAAQAVVPVSGK from the coding sequence ATGGTCAAGAGAATAGTCAACGTCGTTATCCTCATCCCGGTCGCCATCGTGCTGATCGTGCTGTCGGTGGCGAACCGTCAACCGGTGACGCTGGCGTTCAATCCGTTCCGGCCGGAGGACAGCCTGCTCTCCGTCACCGCGCCCTTCTTCGTCTACATCTTCCTTGCGACGATCTTCGGTCTCGTGCTCGGCGCGCTCATCACCTGGTTCGCGCAGGGCAAGCACCGCAAGCGCGCGCGCCTCGAGGCAGGCGAAGCGGTGAAATGGCATACGGAAGCGGACAGGCACCGCGGCCGCGCCGAGGCCCTGGCCGCGCAGGCCGTGGTGCCCGTTTCCGGAAAGTGA
- a CDS encoding SRPBCC family protein: protein MDMSGEERIAAPREAVWAALNDPEVLKACIPGCQSLTMKSPTELEATVKIKIGPVSATFTGEVTLSNLNPPESYTISGEGKGGIAGFAKGGADVRLTEDGAETILAYDVKAQIGGKLAQLGSRLIDSTSKKLATQFFADLGARLGGGAA from the coding sequence ATGGACATGTCCGGCGAAGAACGCATTGCCGCCCCGCGCGAGGCCGTCTGGGCGGCGCTCAACGACCCGGAGGTGCTGAAGGCCTGTATTCCGGGCTGTCAGTCGCTCACCATGAAATCGCCGACCGAGCTGGAAGCGACCGTGAAGATCAAGATCGGCCCCGTCTCGGCAACCTTCACCGGCGAGGTGACGCTCTCCAACCTCAACCCGCCGGAAAGCTATACGATATCAGGCGAGGGCAAGGGCGGCATTGCGGGCTTTGCGAAGGGTGGGGCGGATGTGCGCCTGACCGAGGACGGCGCCGAGACGATCCTGGCCTATGACGTGAAGGCGCAGATCGGCGGCAAGCTCGCCCAGCTCGGCTCGCGCCTCATCGATTCGACGTCGAAGAAGCTTGCGACGCAGTTCTTCGCCGATCTCGGCGCGAGGCTGGGCGGCGGGGCCGCCTGA
- a CDS encoding GNAT family N-acetyltransferase, giving the protein MTLDLAPTIAPQETAQKPAPVAGRSGTDVLGRIGNLETRIARSVSEIDAAQAVRYRVFAEEMNATLSSDAVRRKRDIDAWDMVCDHLLVLDTTIEGDAEEQIVGTYRLLRQDVAAGSGGFYSQSEFDVEALIARHPDKRFMELGRSCVLPAYRTKRTVELLWQGAWAYSLRHGIDVMFGCASFHGTVPEEHALALSFLHHNVLAKDEWSVSARPERFRTMDLMPSEGVDARKALAAMPPLVKGYLRLGAAIGDGAVVDHSFNTTDVLIVLPIGKISGRYLNYYGADAGRFAS; this is encoded by the coding sequence ATGACGCTCGACCTCGCCCCGACCATCGCACCGCAGGAGACGGCCCAGAAGCCGGCCCCCGTCGCCGGCCGCTCGGGCACGGACGTGCTCGGCCGCATCGGCAATCTCGAAACGCGCATCGCCCGTTCCGTCTCGGAGATCGACGCCGCGCAGGCCGTCCGCTATCGCGTCTTTGCCGAGGAGATGAACGCCACGCTCTCGTCCGATGCCGTGCGCCGCAAGCGCGATATCGACGCCTGGGACATGGTCTGCGACCACCTGCTGGTGCTCGACACCACGATCGAGGGCGATGCGGAAGAGCAGATCGTCGGCACCTATCGCCTGTTGCGGCAGGACGTGGCGGCAGGCTCCGGCGGTTTCTATTCCCAGTCCGAATTCGACGTCGAGGCGCTGATCGCCCGCCATCCCGACAAGCGCTTCATGGAACTCGGCCGTTCCTGCGTGCTGCCCGCCTATCGCACAAAGCGCACTGTGGAGTTGCTCTGGCAGGGTGCCTGGGCCTATTCGCTGAGACATGGCATCGACGTGATGTTCGGCTGTGCCTCCTTCCATGGAACGGTGCCGGAGGAGCATGCACTGGCGCTCTCCTTCCTGCATCATAACGTTCTTGCGAAAGACGAGTGGAGCGTTTCGGCCCGGCCGGAACGCTTCCGCACCATGGACCTGATGCCGTCCGAAGGCGTCGATGCGCGCAAGGCGCTCGCCGCCATGCCGCCGCTCGTCAAGGGTTACCTGCGCCTTGGCGCGGCCATCGGCGACGGCGCGGTCGTCGACCACAGTTTCAATACGACGGATGTGCTGATCGTCCTGCCGATCGGCAAGATCTCGGGCCGCTACCTGAATTACTACGGTGCGGATGCGGGGCGTTTCGCCAGCTAG
- a CDS encoding class I SAM-dependent methyltransferase — MVKDKHRRPKSGLAAPARTQAHSRPAGKASPAATPKPAQAPKKEPRPAPEAPARPLMRREGEKPAERVPVILETAGSDQYRLIDSGAGEKLEQYGPYRIVRPEAQALWQRSLPAALWDKADALFTGDTDEDGMGRWKFPKAALGETWPMQLLGVDFHGRFTAFRHVGVFPEQLAHWSWMKEKVETAGRPVKVLNLFGYTGVASLIAASAGAEVTHVDASKKAIGWARENQALGRMEKLPIRWICEDAMKFIQREERRGSKYDIILTDPPKFGRGPNGEVWHLFDHLPLMLDICREILSPKAIGLVLTAYSIRASFYSIHELMRETMRGAGGTVESGELVIRESGPDGGQAGRALSTSLFSRWISA, encoded by the coding sequence ATCGTGAAGGACAAACACCGCCGGCCGAAGAGCGGCCTCGCCGCGCCCGCAAGGACGCAGGCACACAGCCGGCCGGCCGGCAAGGCGTCACCCGCCGCGACCCCGAAGCCCGCCCAGGCTCCGAAGAAAGAGCCGCGCCCCGCGCCCGAGGCCCCCGCCCGCCCGCTGATGCGCCGCGAGGGCGAAAAGCCCGCTGAGCGCGTGCCCGTCATCCTCGAAACCGCCGGCTCCGACCAGTACCGCCTCATCGACAGCGGTGCCGGCGAGAAGCTGGAGCAATACGGCCCCTACCGCATCGTGCGTCCGGAGGCCCAGGCGCTCTGGCAACGGAGCCTGCCGGCCGCGCTCTGGGACAAGGCCGACGCCCTCTTCACCGGCGATACGGACGAGGACGGCATGGGCCGCTGGAAGTTCCCCAAGGCGGCGCTTGGCGAGACCTGGCCGATGCAGCTCCTCGGCGTCGATTTCCACGGTCGCTTCACCGCCTTCCGCCACGTCGGCGTCTTCCCGGAACAACTCGCTCACTGGAGCTGGATGAAGGAAAAGGTCGAGACTGCCGGCCGCCCGGTCAAGGTGCTGAACCTCTTCGGCTATACCGGGGTCGCCTCGCTCATCGCCGCCAGCGCCGGTGCCGAAGTCACCCATGTCGATGCCTCGAAGAAGGCCATCGGCTGGGCGCGCGAGAACCAGGCGCTCGGCCGCATGGAGAAGCTGCCGATCCGCTGGATCTGCGAAGACGCGATGAAGTTCATCCAGCGCGAGGAGCGCCGCGGCAGCAAATACGACATCATCCTCACCGACCCGCCGAAATTCGGCCGCGGGCCGAACGGCGAGGTCTGGCACCTCTTCGACCATCTGCCGCTGATGCTCGACATCTGCCGCGAGATCCTGTCGCCCAAGGCCATCGGCCTCGTGCTGACGGCCTATTCGATCCGCGCGAGCTTCTATTCCATCCATGAGTTGATGCGCGAGACCATGCGCGGCGCCGGCGGCACGGTGGAATCGGGCGAGCTCGTCATCCGCGAGAGCGGCCCGGACGGCGGGCAAGCCGGCCGCGCCCTCTCCACCTCCCTCTTCAGCCGATGGATCAGCGCATGA
- a CDS encoding NADP-dependent malic enzyme, whose protein sequence is MPGTDKSDRQRATVTDQEALDFHATGRPGKLEITPTKPMATQRDLALAYSPGVAVPVKAIAENPATAYDYTTRGNMVAVISNGTAILGLGNLGALASKPVMEGKSVLFKRFADVDSIDLEVDTENVDEFINCVRYLGPSFGGINLEDIKAPDCFIIEQRLRELMDIPVFHDDQHGTAIIAAAGLINALALTGRDFKTTKLVCNGAGAAAIACIELIKAMGFAPENVILCDTKGVIYQGREDGMNQWKSAHAVKTDRRSLAEAMVGADVVFGLSAKGAFSEEMIRSMAPKPIIFAMANPDPEITPEEVARIRDDAIVATGRSDYPNQVNNVLGFPYIFRGALDVRASTINDAMKIAAAEALAHLAKEDVPDDVAAAYQGVRPRFGAQYIIPVPFDPRLISAIPVAVAKAAMETGVARKDIPDLDAYARDLRARRDPIASTLQQIYARVRRQPKRVVFAEGEEEQMMRAAVSYANQQLGTAILLGREEQMRETAEKAGIDLDRPGIELVNARISKRNNVYIDYLYARLQRKGFLFRDAQRLIHNDRNHFAACMVALGDADGMVTGLTRNYSTALEDVRRCIDAKPGHRVIGASLALCRGRAVLVADTAVHDMPSSEELADIAEEAAGLARRLGYEPRVAMLAYSTFGHPSGERSERVREAVKILDRRRVDFEYDGEMAADVALNPRIMEQYPFCRLSAPGNVLVMPAFHSASISTKMLQELGGSTVIGPLLVGLDKSVQIVSMGAKDSDIVNMAALAAYNSGV, encoded by the coding sequence ATGCCGGGAACCGACAAATCAGATCGCCAGAGGGCAACCGTCACGGACCAGGAGGCGCTGGACTTCCACGCGACCGGCCGTCCCGGCAAGCTGGAAATCACGCCCACCAAGCCGATGGCGACGCAGCGCGACCTCGCGCTCGCCTATTCGCCGGGCGTCGCCGTACCGGTGAAGGCCATCGCCGAGAACCCCGCCACCGCCTATGACTACACGACGCGCGGCAACATGGTCGCGGTCATCTCCAACGGCACCGCCATCCTTGGCCTCGGCAATCTCGGCGCCCTCGCCTCCAAGCCCGTGATGGAAGGCAAGTCCGTCCTCTTCAAGCGCTTCGCCGACGTCGATTCCATCGACCTCGAGGTCGACACCGAGAATGTCGACGAGTTCATCAACTGCGTGCGCTATCTCGGCCCCTCCTTCGGCGGCATCAATCTCGAGGACATCAAGGCCCCCGACTGCTTCATCATCGAGCAACGCCTGCGCGAACTGATGGACATCCCCGTCTTCCACGACGACCAGCACGGCACCGCCATCATCGCCGCCGCGGGCCTCATCAACGCGTTGGCGCTGACCGGCCGCGACTTCAAGACCACCAAGCTCGTCTGCAACGGCGCGGGCGCAGCCGCCATCGCCTGCATCGAACTGATCAAGGCAATGGGCTTCGCCCCGGAAAACGTCATCCTCTGCGACACCAAGGGCGTCATCTACCAGGGCCGCGAAGACGGCATGAACCAGTGGAAGTCGGCCCACGCCGTCAAGACGGATCGCCGTTCGCTGGCCGAGGCCATGGTGGGCGCGGACGTCGTCTTCGGCCTTTCCGCCAAGGGCGCCTTCTCCGAGGAGATGATCCGCTCCATGGCGCCGAAGCCGATCATCTTCGCCATGGCCAATCCCGACCCGGAAATCACGCCGGAAGAAGTCGCCCGCATCCGCGACGACGCCATCGTCGCGACCGGCCGTTCGGACTATCCGAACCAGGTCAACAACGTGCTCGGCTTCCCCTACATCTTCCGCGGGGCGCTCGACGTGCGCGCCTCCACCATCAACGATGCGATGAAGATCGCCGCCGCCGAGGCGCTGGCGCATCTTGCCAAGGAAGACGTGCCGGATGACGTCGCCGCCGCCTATCAGGGCGTGCGTCCGCGCTTCGGCGCGCAGTACATCATCCCCGTGCCCTTCGACCCGCGCCTCATCTCGGCAATCCCCGTCGCCGTCGCCAAGGCGGCGATGGAGACGGGCGTCGCGCGCAAGGACATTCCCGACCTCGACGCCTATGCCCGCGACCTGCGCGCTCGCCGCGATCCGATCGCCTCGACGCTGCAGCAGATCTATGCCCGCGTGCGCCGCCAGCCGAAGCGCGTGGTCTTCGCGGAAGGCGAGGAGGAGCAGATGATGCGCGCCGCCGTCTCCTACGCCAACCAGCAGCTCGGCACCGCCATCCTGCTCGGCCGCGAGGAGCAGATGCGCGAGACGGCGGAAAAAGCCGGCATCGATCTCGACCGGCCCGGCATCGAGCTGGTCAATGCCCGCATCTCCAAGCGCAACAATGTCTATATCGACTATCTCTATGCGCGCCTCCAGCGGAAGGGCTTCCTCTTCCGTGACGCGCAGCGCCTGATCCATAACGACCGCAATCACTTCGCGGCCTGCATGGTGGCGCTGGGCGATGCGGACGGCATGGTGACGGGTCTCACCCGCAACTACTCGACCGCGCTGGAAGACGTGCGCCGCTGCATCGACGCCAAGCCCGGCCACCGGGTCATCGGCGCCTCGCTGGCGCTCTGCCGCGGCCGCGCCGTGCTGGTCGCCGACACGGCCGTGCACGACATGCCCTCCTCGGAGGAACTGGCGGATATCGCCGAGGAAGCGGCCGGCCTTGCCCGCCGCCTCGGCTACGAGCCGCGCGTCGCCATGCTCGCCTACTCGACCTTCGGCCATCCTTCCGGCGAACGCTCGGAACGGGTGCGCGAGGCCGTGAAGATCCTCGACCGCCGCCGCGTCGATTTCGAATATGACGGCGAGATGGCGGCCGATGTGGCGCTGAACCCGCGCATCATGGAACAGTATCCGTTCTGCCGCCTTTCGGCGCCCGGCAACGTGCTCGTCATGCCGGCGTTCCACTCGGCCTCGATCTCGACCAAGATGCTTCAGGAACTTGGTGGCTCGACGGTCATCGGTCCCCTGCTCGTCGGTCTCGACAAGTCGGTGCAGATCGTCTCGATGGGCGCGAAGGACAGCGACATCGTCAACATGGCCGCGCTCGCCGCCTACAATTCCGGCGTATAA
- a CDS encoding TrmH family RNA methyltransferase — protein MSHDHHGTRRVGQVKEVTSLSNPIVKDIKALANKKDRDETKSFMAEGLKLVIDALELGFEIRTLVYAKNVKDKPQVVQAATKTVARGGLVLEVSEKVLSSITRRDNPQMVVGIFTQRWTSLRDIRPKANETYVALDRVRDPGNLGTIIRTADAAGASGVILLGETTDPYSMETVRATMGSVFALPLVKASPADFLGWKKGAGVSVVATHLAGAVDYRTIDYRKKPVVLLMGNEQQGLPDELAREADALARIPQAGLADSLNLAIATGIMLFEARRHLLTLEERA, from the coding sequence ATGAGCCACGACCACCACGGAACCCGCCGCGTCGGGCAGGTGAAGGAAGTCACGAGCCTTTCGAACCCCATCGTCAAGGACATCAAGGCACTCGCCAACAAGAAGGACCGCGACGAGACGAAGAGCTTCATGGCCGAGGGTCTGAAGCTCGTCATCGATGCGCTGGAACTCGGTTTCGAGATCAGGACGCTGGTCTACGCCAAGAACGTCAAGGACAAGCCGCAGGTCGTGCAGGCTGCGACGAAGACCGTGGCGCGCGGTGGGCTGGTGCTTGAAGTCAGCGAGAAGGTGCTCTCCTCGATCACGCGGCGCGACAATCCACAGATGGTCGTCGGTATCTTCACCCAGCGCTGGACGAGCCTGCGCGATATCCGTCCGAAGGCGAACGAGACCTATGTGGCGCTCGACCGCGTGCGCGATCCCGGCAATCTCGGCACGATCATCCGCACGGCGGATGCGGCCGGCGCGAGCGGCGTCATCCTCCTCGGCGAGACGACCGACCCCTATTCGATGGAAACCGTACGCGCCACCATGGGTTCGGTCTTCGCCCTGCCGCTGGTCAAGGCCAGCCCCGCCGACTTCCTCGGCTGGAAGAAGGGCGCGGGCGTTTCCGTCGTCGCCACGCACCTTGCGGGCGCGGTCGACTACCGCACCATCGATTACCGGAAAAAGCCCGTCGTCCTCCTCATGGGCAACGAGCAGCAGGGCCTGCCCGATGAGCTTGCCCGCGAGGCCGATGCGCTTGCCCGCATTCCGCAGGCCGGCCTTGCCGATTCGCTGAATCTGGCCATCGCCACCGGCATCATGCTCTTCGAGGCGCGCCGCCATCTCCTGACGCTGGAAGAGCGGGCATGA
- a CDS encoding integration host factor subunit beta, whose protein sequence is MIKSELVQIVAARNPHLYHRDVENIVNAVLDEITDALAAGNRVELRGFGAFSVKNRPSRSGRNPRTGDAVFVEEKWVPFFKTGKELRERLNPGQADQDD, encoded by the coding sequence GTGATCAAGTCGGAACTGGTGCAGATCGTCGCAGCCCGCAATCCCCACCTCTATCACCGCGACGTCGAGAACATCGTCAACGCGGTGCTGGACGAGATCACCGATGCGCTGGCCGCCGGCAATCGTGTCGAGCTGCGCGGCTTCGGCGCCTTTTCCGTCAAGAATCGCCCCTCGCGTTCCGGCCGCAACCCGCGCACGGGCGATGCGGTCTTCGTCGAGGAGAAGTGGGTTCCGTTCTTCAAGACAGGCAAGGAGCTGCGCGAGCGCCTCAATCCCGGTCAGGCCGACCAGGACGATTGA
- the lspA gene encoding signal peptidase II, whose translation MNERIPLFSRPLPVVVLILLALLLDQAVKFAVETWLPFQEPVHVMPMLALYRTYNYGVAFSMLSGMEGWFIVTLRLFVVAFVIWLWRQTPKARGLAHAGYAFIIAGAFGNLIDRALFGYVIDYILFYTETWSFAVFNLADSFITIGAGLVVLDELLLLRRPKS comes from the coding sequence ATGAACGAACGCATTCCGCTGTTTTCCCGGCCGCTGCCGGTCGTCGTCCTCATCCTGCTTGCGCTGCTGCTGGACCAGGCGGTGAAGTTCGCCGTCGAGACCTGGCTTCCCTTCCAGGAGCCGGTGCATGTCATGCCCATGCTGGCGCTCTACCGCACCTACAATTACGGCGTCGCCTTCTCCATGCTGTCGGGCATGGAAGGCTGGTTCATCGTCACGCTCCGGCTCTTCGTCGTCGCCTTCGTCATCTGGCTCTGGCGGCAGACGCCCAAGGCGCGCGGCCTTGCCCATGCCGGCTACGCCTTCATCATCGCGGGCGCCTTCGGCAATCTCATCGACCGGGCGCTCTTCGGCTACGTGATCGACTATATCCTCTTCTACACCGAGACATGGTCCTTTGCGGTCTTCAACCTCGCCGACAGCTTTATCACCATCGGCGCGGGCCTCGTCGTCCTCGATGAGCTTCTGCTGCTGCGTCGCCCGAAAAGCTAA
- a CDS encoding hybrid sensor histidine kinase/response regulator yields the protein MSEPVKLQNRLQAEFAEPPRRSARTSSGAGEEGDLPAAAPTGNAAIRNAIAGLGLLMAGLVLAAGVAAGFYVAAIGLGLAGIAGVAFLLRVRLPTAGMEAAHDRSWERSETSQILSAIHDVLGDIVVMRALDGRILSANAVLGTLTGAAEIEGRTCEALGLAFRSQAIPHRYDVDVAGRIYSWHDVTVRDPVSGELVIHSIARDVTEERRAERERERARQRAEEASAAKSRLLATVSHEIRTPLSGILGMSHLIGQTRLSAEQKNYLSGMRQSGHALVQLVDDLLDFSSIEAGRFQLRPSEEPVRPMLESVVEMLSPRAHEKGIEIGSFVSPEVPGLLLYDAPRLRQVLYNVVGNAVKFTHTGGVFLETTLDRDAVVIRVTDSGPGMSAGEQARIFEEFEQAGSAAQRSGGTGLGLAISARILREAGGALTLESVPGKGSTFTIRMPVDLRTTVAGRTRKGVLSDSLVFLLAPEGPAARALACTVEALGGACHLATTVTEALEHLQSLAGRRAELTDIIVDNRLAGAFRRELADLAYLRDSGARRIYLVNPEERGARAIGNGEGYDSWLIRPLRERSLVEVLRGRMKGIEVRDAINDNRPILKDLPPAVPDPVPAAPAGARILLAEDDPVNAMLVRSVLERAGHTVRHVPDYPALVAALGGATAAGPFAADLIVTDLGMPGGEGREMIARIARGDYGNAPLPVIVLTADSRAGLGEALRDAGAGAVLAKPADPARLVAEIARLMRRATA from the coding sequence ATGAGCGAACCCGTCAAGCTTCAGAACCGGCTCCAGGCCGAATTCGCCGAACCGCCGCGCCGTTCGGCCCGCACCTCTTCCGGGGCGGGTGAGGAGGGCGATTTGCCGGCCGCCGCGCCGACCGGCAATGCGGCGATCCGCAACGCGATTGCCGGCCTCGGATTGCTGATGGCCGGGCTTGTCCTTGCGGCGGGCGTGGCGGCCGGGTTCTATGTCGCCGCCATCGGCCTCGGCCTTGCAGGGATTGCCGGCGTCGCTTTCCTCCTGCGGGTCCGCCTGCCGACAGCGGGCATGGAAGCCGCGCATGACCGCTCCTGGGAGCGTAGCGAGACGTCGCAGATCCTTTCGGCCATCCATGACGTGCTTGGGGATATCGTCGTCATGCGCGCGCTCGACGGCCGTATCCTCAGCGCCAATGCCGTCCTGGGCACGCTGACGGGCGCCGCCGAGATCGAGGGCAGGACCTGCGAGGCGCTGGGCCTTGCCTTCCGCTCGCAGGCGATCCCCCATCGCTACGATGTCGACGTCGCCGGACGCATCTATTCCTGGCACGACGTCACCGTGCGCGATCCGGTCTCCGGTGAACTCGTTATCCATTCCATCGCTCGCGACGTGACGGAGGAGCGCCGGGCGGAGCGCGAGCGCGAGCGCGCCCGCCAGCGGGCGGAAGAGGCGAGCGCGGCGAAATCGCGCCTGCTCGCCACCGTCAGCCACGAGATCCGCACGCCGCTCTCGGGCATCCTCGGCATGTCGCACCTCATCGGCCAGACGCGCCTTTCGGCCGAACAGAAGAACTACCTTTCCGGCATGCGCCAGTCCGGCCATGCGCTCGTCCAGCTCGTCGACGACCTTCTCGACTTCTCCTCCATCGAGGCCGGCCGTTTCCAACTCCGCCCGTCGGAGGAGCCGGTGCGCCCGATGCTGGAAAGCGTCGTGGAAATGCTCTCGCCGCGCGCTCACGAGAAGGGCATCGAGATCGGCTCCTTCGTTTCGCCCGAGGTGCCGGGACTTCTGCTCTACGATGCGCCGCGCCTGCGCCAGGTGCTCTATAACGTCGTCGGCAATGCCGTGAAATTCACCCATACCGGCGGCGTCTTCCTCGAAACGACACTCGACCGCGACGCCGTCGTCATCCGCGTCACCGACAGCGGCCCGGGCATGAGCGCCGGGGAACAGGCGCGTATCTTCGAGGAATTCGAACAGGCCGGAAGCGCCGCCCAGCGCAGCGGCGGCACCGGCCTCGGTCTTGCCATCTCTGCCCGCATCCTGCGCGAGGCGGGCGGTGCGCTGACGCTCGAAAGCGTGCCCGGCAAGGGCAGCACCTTCACCATCCGCATGCCGGTCGATCTGCGCACGACGGTGGCGGGCAGGACGCGCAAGGGCGTGCTTTCGGACAGCCTCGTCTTCCTGCTCGCGCCCGAAGGGCCGGCCGCCAGGGCGTTGGCGTGCACCGTCGAGGCGCTCGGGGGTGCTTGTCATCTCGCCACCACCGTCACTGAAGCGCTGGAACACCTCCAGTCCCTTGCCGGGCGCAGGGCGGAACTGACCGACATCATTGTCGACAACCGCCTTGCCGGGGCCTTCCGCCGGGAACTGGCCGACCTCGCCTATCTGCGCGACAGCGGCGCGCGCCGCATCTATCTCGTCAATCCGGAAGAACGCGGCGCGCGGGCGATCGGCAATGGCGAGGGCTACGACTCCTGGCTCATCCGCCCGCTGCGCGAGCGTTCGCTGGTCGAGGTGCTGCGCGGCCGCATGAAGGGCATCGAGGTGCGCGACGCCATCAACGACAATCGACCGATCCTGAAGGACCTGCCGCCCGCCGTGCCCGATCCGGTGCCGGCCGCCCCGGCGGGCGCGCGCATCCTCCTTGCCGAGGACGACCCGGTGAACGCCATGCTGGTGCGCTCCGTGCTGGAGCGGGCGGGCCATACGGTGCGCCATGTGCCGGATTATCCGGCGCTCGTCGCCGCGCTCGGCGGGGCGACGGCTGCCGGTCCCTTCGCCGCCGACCTCATCGTCACCGATCTCGGCATGCCCGGCGGCGAGGGCAGGGAGATGATCGCCCGCATCGCCAGGGGTGATTATGGCAATGCGCCGCTGCCGGTGATCGTGCTGACGGCGGACAGCCGCGCCGGCCTCGGCGAGGCGCTGCGGGATGCCGGCGCCGGTGCGGTTCTGGCCAAGCCCGCGGATCCGGCCCGGCTGGTCGCGGAAATCGCCCGCCTCATGCGCCGCGCCACCGCATGA
- the sppA gene encoding signal peptide peptidase SppA: MDQSAIADRRQLRRKLTFWRVAAVLIALAAVFAAVAWRWPGETGDHIARVSISGIIQDDSELLARLDAIAQNERAKALVVTIASPGGTTYGGEVIFKALRKVAEKKPVVSDVRTLAASAGYMVATAGDTIIAGESSITGSIGVLFQYPQLKELMDKIGVSLEEIKSAPLKAEPSPFHPVSEDAKAMIRAMVMDSYDWFVDLVAERRKLPRVEVLRLADGSIFTGRQALAAKLVDTLGGPEAIRAYLDTRKVAKDLPFIDYEAPRRSAIPFFGGSIRELARSVLGLPVDLQPTIEKLTGEKLFLDGLVSVWQVDRD, translated from the coding sequence ATGGACCAATCCGCCATCGCCGACCGTCGGCAACTGCGCCGCAAGCTCACCTTCTGGCGCGTCGCGGCCGTGCTGATCGCGCTTGCCGCGGTCTTTGCGGCGGTCGCCTGGCGCTGGCCCGGCGAGACGGGCGATCACATCGCCCGCGTCAGCATTTCGGGCATCATCCAGGACGACAGCGAGCTTCTGGCGCGCCTCGACGCCATCGCGCAAAACGAACGGGCCAAGGCGCTTGTCGTCACGATCGCCTCGCCCGGCGGCACGACCTATGGCGGCGAGGTCATCTTCAAGGCGCTGCGCAAGGTGGCGGAGAAGAAGCCGGTCGTCTCGGACGTGCGCACGCTGGCGGCCTCGGCCGGCTATATGGTCGCGACGGCGGGTGACACGATCATCGCCGGAGAAAGCTCGATCACCGGTTCCATCGGCGTCCTCTTCCAGTACCCGCAACTCAAGGAGCTGATGGACAAGATCGGCGTCTCGCTGGAGGAGATCAAGTCCGCGCCGCTGAAGGCGGAGCCCTCGCCCTTCCATCCGGTAAGCGAGGACGCCAAGGCGATGATCCGTGCCATGGTTATGGACAGCTACGACTGGTTCGTCGATCTCGTCGCCGAGCGCCGCAAGCTGCCGCGCGTCGAGGTGCTGCGCCTTGCCGACGGCAGCATCTTCACCGGCCGGCAGGCGCTGGCCGCGAAGCTGGTCGACACGCTCGGCGGGCCGGAGGCGATCCGCGCCTATCTCGACACCCGCAAGGTGGCGAAGGACCTGCCCTTCATCGATTACGAGGCGCCGCGCCGCTCGGCCATCCCCTTCTTCGGCGGCAGCATCCGTGAGCTTGCCCGCTCCGTGCTCGGACTACCGGTCGACCTGCAGCCGACGATCGAAAAGCTGACCGGGGAGAAGTTGTTTCTTGACGGTCTTGTTTCGGTTTGGCAGGTTGATCGCGATTGA